Proteins from a single region of Anticarsia gemmatalis isolate Benzon Research Colony breed Stoneville strain chromosome 30, ilAntGemm2 primary, whole genome shotgun sequence:
- the LOC142985664 gene encoding sorting nexin-16-like — MDIVQNKNRDTMNNEISSTSSEDNHEPVKRYAKYKKHYNDSTSDTEFEPRTRTIQARNHYKSMGNLNENYRDFKTIQNSISNIDLSLHSADIKKFDSLQIPIVGYEIMEERARFTIYKLKVEDDNRDQSWLVFRRYTDFVRLYSRIKAEQPNVNLPLPGKRWFRDNFEPAFLEERVRGLQIFVNAILGKLPNHPIVREFFCLDEPPQVFSYQPEVQAVYGALEDSITTLKMQLKQKDATIMHLQNRLAQLEGKMKNCANCSLNV; from the coding sequence ATGGACatagtacaaaacaaaaaccGCGATACAATGAACAACGAAATATCATCAACATCGAGTGAAGACAATCACGAACCGGTCAAACGGTACGCGAAATACAAGAAACACTACAACGATTCCACATCTGACACGGAATTCGAACCCCGTACCCGTACCATCCAAGCGAGAAACCACTACAAAAGTATGGGCAACCTAAACGAGAACTATCGAGACTTCAAAACTATTCAAAATAGTATCAGCAATATTGATTTAAGCTTGCATTCGGCtgatataaaaaagtttgaTTCATTACAAATTCCTATTGTTGGTTACGAAATAATGGAGGAGAGAGCTCGATTCACGATTTACAAGTTGAAAGTGGAAGATGACAACCGCGACCAGTCTTGGCTAGTCTTTCGAAGGTATACAGATTTCGTAAGACTATATTCTAGAATAAAGGCCGAACAACCAAATGTGAACCTTCCTTTGCCGGGAAAACGCTGGTTTAGGGACAATTTTGAGCCAGCATTTTTAGAAGAGCGAGTTAGAGGGTTGCAGATTTTCGTCAACGCAATTTTGGGTAAGTTGCCTAATCATCCTATTGTTAGGGAGTTTTTCTGTCTGGATGAGCCACCCCAAGTGTTTAGCTACCAGCCTGAAGTTCAGGCTGTGTACGGAGCCCTAGAAGATTCAATAACAACGTTAAAAATGCAGTTAAAGCAAAAAGATGCAACGATTATGCATCTGCAGAATCGTTTGGCTCAATTGGAAGGGAAGATGAAGAATTGTGCCAATTGTAGTctaaatgtttag